In one window of uncultured Sphaerochaeta sp. DNA:
- a CDS encoding helix-turn-helix transcriptional regulator — protein MNHETILLYRNAFERERMLSRLAGYPQLRLHAHRIGTHSPEIMMRNYICYCSDLPSVVQMKRMLPSKNLLIFCPKSMKMMCSLLEDQYTIVLSLTCSEPLLEMMLGRFLSAPHPHDGVNEHPTVLTKREHQVLTLMVSGQETRQIASLLGIKVSTVIAHKKHLFLKSGVHTTSQLIVWALFSLYQ, from the coding sequence ATGAACCATGAAACAATCTTACTCTACCGTAATGCATTTGAACGGGAAAGGATGCTGAGTCGACTGGCCGGTTATCCTCAGCTGAGACTACATGCACACCGTATTGGTACTCACTCCCCAGAAATTATGATGAGAAACTACATCTGCTACTGCTCGGACCTTCCCTCGGTTGTGCAGATGAAGAGGATGTTACCGTCCAAGAACCTTCTCATCTTTTGTCCGAAATCAATGAAAATGATGTGTTCCTTGCTGGAAGACCAGTACACGATTGTACTCTCGCTTACCTGTAGTGAGCCACTGCTTGAGATGATGCTGGGGAGATTTCTCTCCGCTCCCCATCCTCATGATGGAGTCAATGAGCATCCGACTGTTCTGACCAAGAGAGAACATCAGGTTCTTACCCTTATGGTAAGTGGCCAGGAAACCCGTCAGATTGCCTCTCTCCTGGGTATTAAGGTGTCGACAGTCATTGCACACAAAAAGCATCTGTTCCTCAAGAGTGGGGTACACACTACCAGCCAATTGATCGTCTGGGCATTGTTCTCGCTATATCAATAA
- a CDS encoding DUF188 domain-containing protein — MFTLYVDADSCPRNLRQIILKAVIRRNLTVYFVADRVLKDVEQAYQQHTNALRSEAKKQGIEDQIALRDVKSPINQVQVEKGDDSADDWIVDHAVPPALAITHDIPLAGRLVEKGITVLDDRGNTYTEENMAERLSIRNAMTEFRELGIFSEQHSRMSGKQTKAFSDSFDALLTSMLKQNT; from the coding sequence ATGTTCACCCTATATGTAGATGCGGACTCCTGTCCGCGAAACCTGAGACAGATCATTCTCAAGGCGGTAATCCGGCGAAATCTCACGGTTTATTTTGTTGCAGACCGAGTGCTCAAGGATGTGGAGCAAGCCTACCAACAGCATACCAATGCCTTGCGTAGTGAAGCAAAGAAGCAGGGAATAGAGGACCAGATTGCCCTCAGGGACGTGAAGAGCCCTATCAATCAGGTACAGGTGGAGAAGGGGGATGACAGTGCCGATGACTGGATTGTCGACCATGCTGTACCACCTGCCCTTGCCATCACCCATGACATTCCTCTCGCTGGTCGTTTGGTAGAGAAAGGTATCACTGTACTGGATGATCGTGGGAACACCTATACCGAAGAGAATATGGCAGAGCGACTCTCCATCCGTAATGCCATGACAGAGTTCAGGGAGTTGGGTATATTCAGCGAACAACACTCCAGGATGAGTGGCAAGCAGACCAAGGCTTTCAGCGATTCGTTTGATGCATTGCTTACCAGCATGCTGAAGCAAAATACCTGA
- a CDS encoding glycoside hydrolase family 2 TIM barrel-domain containing protein: MYQEKPVNDLWLFRQGFSEDFIGREIDDAAWQQVSLPHTPVQFAPGYHEEQFYWGPYTYHRQFSLALTASQQVAIRFEGIANKADFYVDGVLYGSCEGAYLPYTLDLGARSSFTLTVVVSGDEDPSFPPFGGSMDYISFCGIYREVSLIIREERYFSFLGVESQRADSLTLKGRAENAEDQSVFVTLKDGSTTMEEASTTVKDGVFFLEMNGLDLQMWTLENPFLYTLVVRLGESDERVLTFGSRSAQFTKEGFLLNGKSIPIVGLNRHQDYPFLGYAAPPSLQREDASILKDLGVNLVRTSHYPQHPAFLDACDRLGLLVFEEIPGWQHIGKEKHWREQCLQSVQGMIERDYNHPSIILWGVRINESPDDESLYQETNRLARTLDPNRATAGVRNLKKSQFLEDVYTYNDFSYAGKGRPLQKKSQVCAKDVPYLVSEFCGHMYPCKSFDSPEMRAEHALRHARVLDQGLATKGLSGVIGWCMHDYFTHANFGSGDQICYHGVMDIFRTDKAAAHIYRSQKDSPYMLSVLSSMDGGDYSGAALPPAVVATNCEEVRLRYNDRVVGVFHPQRKTFPHLSHPPVIVDDFIGDRLKEEPYLREREIPSLARLLGKVGRQGGSLKTGDLLKMGLFLKKHHLRYQDAVDLFTRYVGNWGSEGGLWVFEGLVGGKVVATETCRQGGKPSLHLIADRSNLTAKEATYDMVSVRVEVRKEGGRLPLPYAHIPLLVSISGVLSMATPPQMSTIGGSAVIYLRTMGLVGESVLHVSSPVGDKTIQFTVV, translated from the coding sequence ATGTATCAGGAAAAACCGGTCAACGACCTCTGGCTGTTCCGCCAAGGCTTCAGCGAAGACTTTATCGGTAGAGAAATAGACGACGCTGCCTGGCAACAAGTCTCTCTTCCCCATACACCTGTGCAATTTGCTCCTGGGTATCATGAGGAGCAGTTTTACTGGGGACCCTACACCTACCATAGGCAGTTCTCCCTTGCCTTGACCGCTTCCCAACAGGTTGCCATACGATTTGAAGGGATTGCAAATAAAGCAGACTTCTATGTGGACGGGGTGTTGTATGGAAGCTGCGAAGGAGCCTATCTTCCCTATACGCTGGATTTGGGTGCTCGCTCCTCCTTTACCCTTACCGTGGTGGTCTCAGGGGATGAGGATCCCTCCTTCCCTCCCTTTGGTGGGAGTATGGACTACATCTCCTTCTGTGGCATCTATCGAGAGGTAAGCCTGATAATCCGTGAGGAAAGGTATTTCTCCTTCCTCGGTGTGGAAAGCCAGAGAGCGGATTCATTGACACTCAAGGGTAGAGCGGAGAATGCAGAGGACCAGAGCGTGTTTGTTACCCTGAAAGACGGGAGTACAACGATGGAGGAGGCAAGTACCACGGTCAAGGATGGTGTTTTTTTCCTTGAAATGAATGGCTTGGATTTGCAGATGTGGACCTTGGAGAACCCGTTTCTCTATACCTTGGTAGTCAGGCTAGGAGAGAGCGATGAGAGAGTACTCACCTTCGGAAGTAGGAGTGCACAGTTTACCAAGGAAGGGTTTCTACTTAACGGAAAGTCCATTCCAATCGTGGGGTTGAACCGCCACCAGGATTATCCCTTCCTGGGATATGCTGCCCCACCTTCACTACAAAGGGAAGATGCAAGCATTTTGAAGGATCTCGGGGTGAATCTGGTCAGGACAAGTCACTATCCACAGCACCCGGCATTCCTGGATGCCTGTGACCGACTGGGCTTGCTTGTCTTCGAGGAGATACCAGGATGGCAACATATCGGGAAGGAGAAACATTGGAGAGAACAATGCCTGCAGAGTGTGCAGGGTATGATCGAGCGTGATTACAATCATCCATCCATTATCCTTTGGGGAGTGAGGATCAATGAATCCCCGGATGACGAGAGTCTCTACCAGGAGACCAACCGCCTTGCCAGGACTCTTGACCCCAACCGTGCCACGGCAGGGGTTCGGAACCTGAAGAAGAGCCAGTTTCTCGAAGACGTGTACACCTACAACGATTTCTCGTATGCAGGGAAAGGACGTCCTCTTCAAAAGAAGAGCCAGGTTTGCGCTAAGGATGTTCCGTACTTGGTGAGTGAGTTTTGCGGCCATATGTATCCCTGCAAGTCATTCGATTCCCCAGAGATGAGGGCTGAACATGCATTACGCCATGCAAGGGTGCTTGACCAGGGTCTGGCCACAAAAGGCTTAAGTGGAGTCATCGGTTGGTGTATGCATGACTACTTCACCCATGCCAATTTCGGAAGTGGGGACCAGATCTGCTACCACGGGGTGATGGATATATTCCGAACCGATAAGGCTGCTGCCCATATCTATCGAAGCCAGAAGGATAGCCCCTACATGCTTTCTGTGCTCTCTTCCATGGATGGTGGGGATTACTCGGGCGCAGCGCTACCCCCTGCAGTGGTTGCCACCAATTGTGAAGAGGTCAGGTTGCGCTACAATGACCGTGTGGTAGGGGTCTTTCATCCCCAGAGAAAGACGTTTCCCCATCTTTCCCATCCACCGGTTATCGTTGACGATTTCATCGGGGACCGACTGAAGGAAGAACCTTACCTGAGAGAGCGGGAGATACCATCCCTTGCCCGTCTGCTTGGAAAAGTGGGCAGGCAGGGAGGATCACTGAAAACCGGGGATCTTCTCAAGATGGGGCTATTCCTGAAAAAACATCATCTTCGTTACCAGGATGCGGTCGATTTATTCACCAGGTATGTGGGTAATTGGGGGAGTGAGGGAGGCCTCTGGGTCTTTGAGGGATTGGTAGGAGGCAAGGTTGTTGCTACAGAGACATGCAGGCAAGGGGGCAAGCCTTCCCTCCATCTTATTGCTGACCGTTCCAATCTCACCGCAAAGGAAGCGACATACGATATGGTCTCCGTACGCGTGGAGGTGAGGAAGGAAGGGGGGCGGTTACCTTTACCGTATGCACATATACCCCTCTTGGTCTCTATCTCCGGAGTGTTGTCCATGGCAACACCTCCACAGATGAGCACCATCGGAGGTAGTGCGGTAATCTATCTACGTACCATGGGGCTGGTGGGTGAGTCAGTATTGCATGTCTCATCTCCTGTGGGTGACAAAACCATCCAGTTTACGGTAGTCTAG
- a CDS encoding diphosphate--fructose-6-phosphate 1-phosphotransferase produces the protein MDISPLQKVRYAYQPKLPAILRESITKVSPKMGEATSAQSDADQIKALFPNTYGLPRVSFIAGDNTDISKKRNVGVILSGGQAPGGHNVISGIFDALKAANTENTLYGFKGGPSGILEDSYRIIDEDYLASFRNTGGFDIIGSGRTKLETEAQFEVCAEVCKKHEIGALVIIGGDDSNTNAAVLAEYFLAKNHGIQVIGCPKTIDGDLKNESIEISFGFDTATKTYSELIGNIERDANSAKKYWHFIKLMGRSASHIALECALETQPNICLISEEVEAKGQSLVSIVDYIAKVVAERAEDGNNFGVALIPEGLIEFIPEIKVLISQINNLLAKEEKAFNKIVDSSERIAFVAERLSKEAAQVFTILPEEIQKQLLMDRDPHGNVQVSRIETDKLLAQMVEEKLSVMKKEGSYTGKFSSMTHFFGYEGRCAFPTNFDADYCYSLGYNAFMLIASGLSGYLSSVTNLAEPAGKWEAGGIPITMMMNMEVRHGEDKPVIKKALVELKGKPFQYFAEHRNTWGRETCYTYPGAVQYYGPAEVCDLTTVTLALEQAK, from the coding sequence ATGGACATTTCCCCTTTGCAGAAAGTACGTTATGCCTATCAACCCAAGCTACCCGCAATTTTGAGGGAGAGCATCACCAAGGTATCCCCCAAGATGGGAGAAGCTACCAGTGCACAATCTGACGCAGATCAGATCAAGGCACTCTTTCCCAACACATACGGACTCCCAAGAGTTTCGTTCATAGCCGGAGATAATACCGATATCAGCAAGAAGCGAAACGTTGGAGTTATCCTGAGCGGCGGCCAGGCTCCTGGTGGACATAATGTCATCAGTGGAATATTCGATGCACTGAAGGCAGCCAATACAGAGAATACTCTCTATGGCTTCAAAGGTGGTCCTTCCGGGATTCTGGAAGACTCCTACAGGATCATTGACGAGGACTATCTTGCCTCATTCCGCAATACCGGCGGTTTTGATATCATCGGAAGCGGGAGAACAAAGCTTGAGACTGAAGCCCAGTTTGAGGTTTGTGCTGAAGTATGCAAGAAGCATGAGATTGGTGCCCTGGTTATCATCGGCGGAGATGATTCAAACACCAATGCGGCTGTCTTGGCTGAATACTTCCTTGCCAAGAACCACGGCATTCAGGTAATCGGTTGCCCGAAGACCATCGATGGAGATCTGAAGAACGAATCCATTGAAATCTCCTTTGGATTCGATACTGCTACCAAAACCTACAGTGAATTGATCGGCAATATTGAGAGAGACGCCAACAGTGCAAAGAAATACTGGCACTTCATCAAACTCATGGGCCGCTCTGCCAGTCATATCGCCCTTGAATGTGCGCTGGAAACCCAGCCCAATATCTGCCTGATCAGCGAGGAAGTTGAGGCAAAGGGACAGAGTCTGGTAAGCATTGTGGACTACATTGCAAAGGTTGTTGCTGAGCGTGCAGAAGATGGGAACAACTTTGGTGTTGCGCTTATTCCTGAGGGCTTGATTGAATTCATCCCTGAGATCAAGGTCTTGATCAGCCAGATCAACAATCTCCTTGCCAAGGAAGAGAAAGCTTTCAACAAGATCGTAGACAGCAGTGAGCGTATTGCCTTTGTTGCAGAGCGACTCAGCAAGGAAGCAGCGCAGGTCTTTACCATTCTGCCTGAAGAGATCCAGAAGCAGCTCCTGATGGACCGTGATCCCCATGGAAACGTACAGGTCTCCAGGATTGAGACAGATAAATTGCTTGCCCAGATGGTGGAAGAGAAGCTCTCAGTGATGAAGAAGGAAGGCTCCTATACTGGCAAATTCAGTTCCATGACCCACTTCTTTGGCTATGAGGGCCGTTGTGCTTTCCCAACCAACTTTGATGCAGATTACTGCTACAGCCTTGGCTATAATGCATTCATGTTGATCGCTAGTGGTCTCTCTGGATATCTTTCATCGGTCACCAACCTCGCAGAACCTGCTGGGAAGTGGGAAGCTGGTGGTATCCCCATCACCATGATGATGAACATGGAGGTACGCCACGGGGAAGACAAGCCAGTTATCAAGAAAGCCCTGGTGGAACTTAAGGGAAAGCCCTTCCAGTACTTTGCAGAGCATCGTAACACGTGGGGCCGTGAGACTTGCTACACCTACCCAGGTGCCGTACAGTACTATGGACCTGCAGAGGTATGCGACCTGACAACGGTAACTCTTGCCTTGGAGCAGGCAAAATAA
- a CDS encoding diguanylate cyclase — protein sequence MKAKAKLQWNLKAFMLASLLTLLLLLTTYGLYTAWESQYIEERKQRAQTELLNLRKNMFLLLGNQEMFTTLYGLRLEESLQEGIIPDLKDLRSYLTVLEKDKQSFSFATLAMDGLVINQYPEDGGHEVGFDMKTLPMYRQHIEHLMRQETVSIDGPLYLDDGKPYLVFRYPLLVENKQAWGLLSLYFEMESFLLEAGLEDLSTQYRYHFSFSHLGGDDTYIWGEQILDDCDPVSMILSYSLLTWKMEIAPADSWYNGELVLVLYAILGSLVSIGAGVLSYLRQVRLETFMHRSYTDSLTGLLNKREFLVQLHEELRIGRPFALALLDIDNFKLLNDTHGHLSGDKALLTLVSTLKERLRRDDLIGRFGGDEFIIILRGCSQKETCLRIYEYISHVSVPMDGDSIEFAISMGVSFSPKDGCTSEALLEVADKRLYQAKREGKGRIRCTD from the coding sequence ATGAAGGCAAAAGCCAAGTTGCAATGGAATCTGAAAGCCTTTATGCTGGCATCTCTCCTGACCTTGCTTTTATTGCTTACAACCTATGGGCTCTACACTGCCTGGGAGTCGCAGTACATAGAGGAGCGGAAGCAACGTGCCCAGACAGAACTCCTAAACTTACGCAAGAACATGTTTCTACTCCTTGGCAACCAGGAGATGTTCACCACACTCTATGGCTTGCGCCTCGAGGAGAGCCTGCAAGAAGGAATCATTCCCGATTTGAAAGATCTTCGCTCATACCTCACCGTTTTGGAGAAGGATAAGCAATCCTTCAGCTTTGCTACCCTGGCCATGGATGGCCTTGTCATCAACCAGTATCCTGAGGATGGAGGTCATGAGGTAGGCTTCGATATGAAAACGCTTCCCATGTATCGCCAGCATATTGAACACCTTATGAGACAGGAAACTGTGAGCATTGACGGTCCCCTCTATCTGGATGATGGGAAGCCGTATTTGGTGTTTCGTTACCCACTTCTGGTGGAGAATAAGCAGGCATGGGGATTGCTTAGTCTCTACTTTGAAATGGAATCATTTCTGCTTGAGGCAGGGTTGGAAGATCTCTCCACGCAATATCGCTATCATTTCTCTTTTTCTCACCTTGGAGGGGATGATACCTATATATGGGGAGAGCAGATCCTGGATGATTGCGACCCGGTTTCCATGATCCTTTCTTACTCCCTCCTTACTTGGAAGATGGAAATTGCCCCGGCAGATTCATGGTACAACGGTGAGTTGGTCTTGGTCCTGTACGCGATCTTGGGTAGCTTGGTTTCCATTGGTGCAGGAGTATTGAGTTATCTCAGGCAAGTCAGGCTGGAAACATTCATGCATCGCTCCTACACCGATAGCCTTACTGGACTCCTGAACAAACGGGAATTCCTCGTCCAGCTACATGAAGAGCTCAGAATTGGGAGACCCTTTGCTCTTGCGCTTCTCGATATCGACAATTTCAAATTGCTTAATGATACCCATGGGCATCTCAGTGGAGACAAGGCACTGCTGACTCTGGTGTCAACCTTGAAGGAGCGCCTGCGACGTGATGACCTGATAGGTCGTTTTGGGGGTGATGAATTCATTATTATCCTTAGGGGGTGCTCCCAGAAAGAGACCTGTCTTCGTATCTATGAATACATCTCCCATGTCTCAGTTCCCATGGATGGAGACAGCATTGAATTTGCAATCAGCATGGGGGTCTCCTTTTCTCCCAAAGATGGCTGTACAAGCGAAGCATTGCTGGAAGTTGCAGACAAGCGGCTCTACCAAGCCAAGCGCGAGGGGAAGGGAAGAATTCGCTGTACTGACTAA
- a CDS encoding glycoside hydrolase family 2 protein, with protein sequence MQTLNVNGIWRLSPLDNKAIAPYCQYFLEHESIPCNLPGDIHSALLASDVIADPYIGQQELDIQWVGQHDWVLSKTFKVDQSMLTAGRAILTLKMADTIITIHLNGEEVGRSDNQFRRWRFDLGDILKPGENTLTLTFTSAEKKAIALAETLPYPIPYSEYPVSAKHRNLVRKSQCHSGWDWGPCILAMGVYEPIELSFIDEGIIEELTCDTIEMGKDQWDAVVRVIYNAKQEQSLDCRLMLAGSEQEGTVHMKQGLNKLEFRLQCKQVKRWWPNGEGKATLYPLQLSVGSQQTEKRIGFRTLLVRTVAEPDGGKPMVFNVNGRDIFAKGTNWIPLDALPSRLTPDRYEYLLQSCVEANMNMIRVWGGGLYEKEIFYDLCDEKGLLVWQDCMFSCSMYPTNAEFLSSVEAELRYQVTRLKDHPSLALWCGNNEDLGAISWYEESRKNHIRYVIDYDRLNEGVVGKVVKELDPGRQWWPSSPSAGENDYSDNWHDDSKGDMHFWSVWHEGKSFEEYYSINPRFVSEFGFQSFPLLNTVKSYATEEMWNLTSKVMEHHQKNPRGNSIIMENFTRYYRFPSSFAQMLYLSQVQQAKAMKMAIEYWRTTMPHCMGALYWQLNDNWPVASWSSIDYHGNWKLLHYAAKRFYSPALPIAYMKEDGIVEVYVVNDGPKEIKDAKLSVKFCTYEGKKLSKMEYHMDCKARSSSHMCTINLHKKRKIDRENTFIYLKLKSDELYIENQLMLEKPKRSNLKYPEIKSEVSKTAGGFSVTVSCTYPAFEVALEAEGISGVFSDNLFAIRPTAQKVVIFKPRGEVSLEDFKKQLKIYDLWGSSH encoded by the coding sequence ATGCAAACACTCAATGTGAATGGAATCTGGCGTTTGAGCCCGTTGGACAACAAGGCAATTGCTCCTTATTGTCAATATTTTTTGGAACACGAGTCCATACCCTGTAATCTCCCTGGCGATATTCACTCAGCACTTCTGGCTTCTGATGTAATCGCAGACCCCTATATCGGTCAGCAGGAACTGGACATACAATGGGTCGGACAACACGACTGGGTACTGAGCAAGACATTCAAGGTGGATCAGTCAATGCTCACTGCAGGAAGAGCGATACTCACCCTGAAGATGGCTGATACCATAATCACCATCCACCTGAACGGTGAAGAGGTTGGCAGATCGGACAATCAGTTCCGTCGTTGGCGTTTTGACTTAGGAGATATACTCAAGCCAGGAGAGAACACACTCACCCTGACCTTCACCAGCGCAGAGAAGAAAGCAATAGCATTGGCAGAAACCCTTCCTTATCCAATTCCCTACTCTGAGTATCCTGTCAGTGCCAAGCATCGCAACCTGGTACGTAAGAGTCAATGTCACAGTGGATGGGACTGGGGCCCTTGCATTCTTGCCATGGGGGTCTATGAACCGATTGAACTCTCTTTTATTGATGAAGGTATCATCGAGGAATTGACCTGCGATACCATTGAGATGGGAAAAGACCAATGGGACGCAGTAGTGCGGGTAATCTACAACGCAAAACAGGAACAGAGCCTTGATTGCCGTCTCATGCTGGCTGGCTCAGAGCAAGAAGGGACAGTGCACATGAAGCAAGGGCTCAACAAGTTAGAGTTCCGTCTTCAGTGCAAACAGGTAAAACGATGGTGGCCCAACGGAGAAGGAAAGGCAACGCTCTATCCTTTGCAACTGAGCGTGGGAAGCCAACAGACAGAAAAACGTATCGGGTTCAGGACCTTACTTGTACGCACCGTTGCTGAACCAGATGGTGGCAAGCCCATGGTATTCAATGTCAATGGGCGTGATATCTTCGCCAAAGGCACCAACTGGATCCCACTTGATGCCCTCCCCAGTCGGTTAACCCCCGATCGCTATGAGTATTTGTTGCAGTCCTGTGTTGAGGCCAACATGAATATGATTCGCGTCTGGGGAGGTGGCCTCTACGAGAAAGAGATATTCTATGACCTTTGCGATGAGAAGGGACTGCTTGTATGGCAGGACTGTATGTTCAGTTGCTCAATGTACCCAACCAATGCTGAGTTCCTCTCCAGTGTGGAGGCAGAGCTCCGTTATCAGGTGACAAGGCTGAAGGATCATCCAAGCCTTGCCCTCTGGTGTGGGAACAATGAGGATTTGGGTGCCATCTCCTGGTACGAAGAGTCGAGAAAGAATCATATCCGCTATGTCATCGACTACGACCGACTCAATGAGGGGGTGGTAGGAAAGGTCGTCAAGGAACTTGACCCAGGCAGGCAGTGGTGGCCAAGCAGCCCAAGTGCTGGAGAGAATGACTACTCTGACAACTGGCATGATGACAGCAAGGGCGATATGCACTTCTGGTCGGTCTGGCATGAAGGTAAAAGCTTCGAGGAGTACTACTCCATCAACCCACGTTTTGTGAGTGAGTTCGGCTTCCAGAGTTTTCCGCTCCTTAACACGGTGAAAAGCTACGCCACAGAAGAGATGTGGAATCTTACCAGCAAGGTGATGGAACACCACCAGAAGAATCCACGCGGCAACTCCATCATCATGGAAAACTTTACCAGGTACTACCGCTTCCCCTCTTCTTTCGCCCAAATGCTCTACCTCTCTCAGGTACAGCAGGCCAAGGCGATGAAGATGGCAATCGAGTACTGGAGAACTACCATGCCACACTGCATGGGAGCACTCTACTGGCAGCTGAATGACAACTGGCCTGTTGCCTCCTGGTCCTCCATCGACTACCACGGTAACTGGAAACTGCTTCACTATGCGGCAAAACGGTTCTATAGTCCCGCCCTCCCGATCGCCTACATGAAGGAAGATGGCATCGTAGAGGTCTATGTGGTAAATGACGGGCCAAAAGAGATCAAGGATGCAAAACTATCGGTCAAGTTCTGTACCTATGAAGGCAAGAAGCTGAGCAAGATGGAATACCATATGGACTGCAAGGCAAGAAGCAGCTCTCATATGTGTACCATCAACCTCCACAAGAAACGCAAGATTGATCGGGAGAATACCTTCATCTACCTGAAACTGAAAAGCGATGAACTCTACATCGAGAATCAACTGATGTTGGAGAAGCCAAAGCGGAGCAACCTGAAGTATCCTGAGATAAAGAGCGAAGTTTCAAAAACAGCAGGAGGATTCTCCGTCACTGTTAGCTGTACCTATCCTGCTTTCGAGGTCGCACTGGAAGCTGAGGGTATCAGTGGTGTATTCAGTGACAATCTGTTTGCAATCCGCCCTACCGCACAGAAAGTGGTCATTTTCAAGCCGAGAGGAGAAGTCAGCCTGGAAGATTTCAAGAAGCAACTGAAGATATATGATCTTTGGGGAAGTAGTCACTAA
- a CDS encoding ABC transporter substrate-binding protein, whose translation MTGLKKISVLALALLMVVTSVFAQGTKEDASASGQVELTVLNYIDMSEPNSANEIKMVWDKFEEENPDIKLVREDLFNEPFHQKTEAYVASGQVPDVLYMWPSGRSTSLHTTNSVKDLMPFLEKDGLVDQYNPATTAPQFAGYLAELPNGVTTTHMLYVNAKVLRENGFDIPKSYDEMKAMVKPLKAKGIDLIAMDNMDAWVMQSCLFSMVVGRYGGVDWYDQLAAGKIDFTDDWFVKSLELIDDMYSSGMLNRNSLSSPYGSSRGSFASGKAAFYIDGDWSTASFQTDITTGKALIGPESQQNDFELMVIPNLPGEVIKNSNSGVVGTGWGMSANIPAGSAKEAAAWRLIKYLQGEYVQTYRLTTGASFPSNLNVDVEQVVEEKNLEPFIAKRAAYYAAHTPITPVIDGVLHSDVYNVINTGLQEIGLGDKAPAQVASEVQKAWDSWKKNQ comes from the coding sequence ATGACTGGTTTGAAGAAAATTTCCGTATTGGCGCTTGCGCTACTGATGGTAGTAACATCAGTTTTTGCTCAAGGTACCAAGGAAGATGCTAGTGCATCTGGGCAAGTAGAGCTTACCGTGTTGAACTACATTGACATGTCCGAGCCAAACAGTGCCAATGAAATCAAGATGGTTTGGGACAAATTCGAGGAAGAGAATCCAGACATCAAGCTGGTCCGTGAGGATCTGTTCAATGAGCCTTTCCACCAGAAGACCGAAGCCTATGTTGCTAGTGGCCAGGTTCCTGATGTATTGTACATGTGGCCCAGTGGTCGTTCCACCAGCCTTCATACCACAAATAGCGTGAAAGACCTGATGCCGTTCCTCGAGAAAGATGGCTTGGTTGATCAATACAATCCAGCAACCACCGCTCCTCAGTTCGCAGGATATCTTGCAGAACTTCCCAATGGTGTCACCACCACACACATGCTCTATGTGAATGCAAAGGTGCTCCGTGAGAATGGTTTCGATATTCCCAAGAGCTATGACGAGATGAAAGCAATGGTCAAGCCATTGAAGGCAAAAGGCATTGATTTGATCGCCATGGATAACATGGATGCTTGGGTCATGCAGAGTTGTCTCTTCTCCATGGTTGTTGGACGTTACGGTGGAGTTGACTGGTATGACCAGCTTGCTGCCGGCAAAATCGACTTTACTGATGATTGGTTCGTGAAGTCCCTTGAGTTGATCGATGACATGTATAGCTCTGGAATGCTGAACAGAAACAGCCTGAGCAGCCCCTATGGCTCCTCTCGTGGTAGTTTCGCAAGCGGAAAAGCTGCCTTCTACATTGATGGCGACTGGTCCACTGCATCCTTCCAGACTGATATCACCACCGGTAAGGCTCTGATCGGGCCCGAATCCCAGCAGAACGATTTCGAGCTTATGGTCATTCCCAACCTTCCTGGCGAAGTGATCAAGAACTCCAATAGTGGTGTTGTAGGAACTGGCTGGGGAATGAGTGCTAATATTCCTGCTGGCTCTGCCAAGGAAGCTGCAGCTTGGAGATTGATCAAGTACTTGCAGGGCGAGTATGTACAGACTTACCGCCTGACCACTGGTGCTTCCTTCCCCTCCAACCTCAATGTTGATGTTGAGCAGGTTGTAGAAGAGAAGAATCTTGAGCCGTTCATTGCCAAGAGAGCTGCCTACTATGCCGCCCACACCCCGATTACCCCGGTTATCGACGGTGTCTTGCACAGTGACGTCTACAATGTCATCAACACCGGTTTGCAGGAAATCGGCCTTGGAGACAAGGCTCCCGCACAGGTTGCTTCTGAAGTACAGAAAGCTTGGGACAGCTGGAAGAAGAACCAGTAA